In Legionella cincinnatiensis, the DNA window CATGTGTGGGATCGTAGGTATTTACAGTCATGAATCCGTAGCCTCTGAATTGTATGAGAGCCTCATTCATCTGCAACATCGAGGACAAGATGCTGCAGGCATACTCACCTGTGATCAGCGTTTTTATACAAAGCATGGATTAGGTTTGGCACGAGAAATTTTTACTCCCGAAAACCTCTTATCACTTCAAGGCAATATAGGTATTGGCCATGTTCGTTATCCCACTGCTGGGGGTTATACCACCACTGATGTTCAACCTCTATGGATTGGTAGCCCACGCGGTATCGCGCTGGCGCACAATGGCAATCTCTCTAATTATCAGGAATTAGCGGATGAAATTCGTTTAAAGCAACATCGTCATCTCAACACCTCTCTTGATTCAGAAGCTTTATTGCTTCTATTTGCAGACAAACTCGCAAGTAGTGCCTACAGTATTGACGAAGACTATGAAAGCTTTTTTGAGCTGCTCACCAAAGCAGTGTCCTATGTTTTTAAACGAATCGAAGGAGCTTATTCCATTGTCTCCGTGATCATTGGTAAAGGATTGGTTGCCTTCCGCGATCCGCATGGTATTCGCCCCTTAGTTTGGGGAACTCGACAAAATGCCGATGGCACAATAGATACAATTTTCGCCTCAGAAACCACACCTTTCTATGCATTAGGATTTGAGCCACAAGGAGATATATTACCTGGCGAAGTAGCCTATGTTGATCTTAAGGGGAAACTGCATCGTCGCGTGCTTAAAAAAGAACAATTCAGACCCTGTGTTTTTGAATATGTTTATTTTGCTCGCCCTGATGCAACATTGAATAATGTCAGCGTGTACCGAGCTCGCTTGCGCATGGGACAAAATCTAGCCCTCCAATGGAAGAAAAATCATCCCGATATGACCCCTGATGTGGTTATTCCGGCACCATTTACGGCAAATACAGCCGCGTTGTCTTTTGCACATGAGTTAAGCGTAAGATATTCCGAAGGTTTATATAAAAACCCCTTTATCGGTCGAACATTTATTATGCCTAACCAAAAGGCGAGAACGCGTAATATTCGCTACAAATTAACCCCGCAACGCACTGAAATCGAAAATAAAGTGGTGATGATTGTTGATGATAGTATTGTACGAGGAACCACCTCCCGTGAAATTGTCAAAATGGTCCGAGAATTTGGAGCAAAGAAAATTTATTTTGCTTCCACTTCTCCCCCACTTAAAAATCCCTGTTTCAGTGGCATTGATATCCCCTCACGTAAAGAACTCATTGCAGCAAATCAAACTGAGGAAGAAATTGCAAATTATCTGGGCGTCGATGTTTTAATGTATCAAACAAAGGAAGATTTGGTTGAAGCGGTCACACGTCGTGGTGAACATCAAATCAAAAAGCCATGTATGGCGTGTATGGATGGCGATTATTTCTGCAAAAGAATAACTCAAGAAAAAATGCAGCAATTGGAGCTACAACGTGAAACAGGACGACATCATAATCAGTCACAAAAAGAGGACTTGATAGAATGAATATTCTTATTATAGGCTCTGGCGCACGTGAACATGCTCTCATCAAAGCATTACATCGCTCGCCACAAAATCCATCTTTATTTTGTTATGGTACAGCGGTTAATCCAGGCATTCATCAATTAACAGTTCAATATTGTACTGGTGATATTACTGATTGTGCCGCTGTCTTATCTAAAGCAAAACTTTGGGCGATTGATTTAGCAATTATTGGTCCTGAGGCGCCTCTAGAAAAAGGAATGGCTGATGTATTATGGCAGGTTGGTATTCCTACAATTGGTCCTAAAAAAATCTTAGCACAAATTGAAACATCTAAAGAGTTTGCTCGTGACCTGATGCAGAAATACGATATTCCTGGTCTACCCCTTTATAAAAAATTCACCAACCTAAATCATATAGAATCGTTTCTTAATGAGTTGGGTGAAGGTAATTATGTGATTAAAGCAAACGGTTTAATGAGTGGTAAAGGGGTCAAAGTAGCCGGAGAGCATCTGCATTCAATCACAGAGGCTATGAATTTTTGTCAGGAAATTCTTAGTCAAAAGCAGAGCATCCTCATTGAGGAAAAACTTATTGGCCAGGAATTTTCATTGATGTGTTTCGCAGATGGCAAGCACCTCATTCCCATGCCTTTAGTTCAAGATCATAAACGTGCCTATGATGGCGATAGCGGTCCCAACACAGGAGGAATGGGTAGCTATTCAGACACCAATCATAGTTTGCCTTTTTTAACTACAGACGAAATACATGATGCTTTAGCGATTAACAATGCCGTTTTTCGTGCCTTATCTCATGAATGTAATGAGCAATACATTGGCATTTTGTATGGAAGCTTTATCGCGACTAAAAATGGAATTTACGTCATCGAATTCAATGCACGTTTTGGAGATCCCGAAGCCTTAAATGTGCTCTCGATTTTAGAATCTGATTTTGTAGCTCTTTGTCAGTCGCTAGTGAATGGTCATTTGCATGAAGATAAAGTGAAGTTTGCAAAACAAGCCACGGTCTGTAAATATACAGTTCCTGAAGGATATCCAGATTCACCCAGGAAAAATTTTGCTATTGATTTTTCAAAAATTACCTGTCAAGACCATTTATACCTGGCCTCAGTCAATCAAGTGGATGAGCAAATCATTGCTGTAGGCTCTCGCACAGCCGCTTATGTGGGTATTGCAGATTCCATTTTTGCAGCAGAAGCAAAAGCCGAGCATGAAATTTCATTAATTGAAGGTCCTTTATTTCATCGTCAGGATATAGGCACTCGGCCCTTAATTCAACAACGCATTGAACAGATGTTAAGGATACGGGCGTTATGACTCGCATCGCCGTTTTAGGTTCGACCCGAGGGACTAACCTTAATGCACTTGTTACAGCCATTAATCAAAAAAATCTGGCGGCATCGATTGAATTGGTACTAAGCAATAAGGCAGATGCGCTTATTCTAGAAAAAGCCACCCATTTTGGCATTAAATCCATGTTTGTTAATTCACAGGATTTAAGCCGAACTGAATTTGATAATTGTTTATCCGATATTCTCAAGCAACATCAAATCGAACTTATTGTACTCATTGGCTACATGCGTATCTTGTCTGCTGAATTTGTTTTAGCCTGGAAAAATAAAATTATTAATATTCACCCATCACTTTTACCAGCCTACGGTGGTCTGATGAATCTTGAGGTGCACCAAGCTGTTTTAGATGCAGAAGAAATTGAAACAGGATGTACCGTGCACTACGTTACCGAAGAAGTAGATGCAGGACCTATTATTTTACAAAAAAAATGTCCTGTCAGACTAAATGATACACCCGAACTTTTAAAAGCCAGGGTACAAGAGTTAGAAGGAATTGCTTTGGTTGAAGCAATACAAACCATTTGTCGTTGTACATCTTAAAAAACATTTAGCTATAGCAAATCACTGGGGGGATTATGTCAAATAAATTAGTATCTATATTAATGGGCTCTAAATCAGATTGGACAATTATGGAGGAAGCCAGCTTAGCTCTGGAAAAATTAAATATTCCTCATGAAGTGCGCGCTTTATCTGCCCATCGCACACCTGATGCCTTATTTGACTATTTAAAATCAGCGGAACAACGTGGTATCGAAGTATTTATCGCTGCAGCAGGTGGAGCAGCTCATTTGCCGGGTGTGGTTGCAGCAAAAACCTTATTGCCCGTTTTAGGAGTACCTATGCCATCATCTACCTTTACGAATGGCCTTGATGCCCTGCTTTCTATAGTGCAAATGCCCGCAGGTATTCCAGTAGGTACCCTTGCAGTCGGCAAAGCTGGAGCCATTAACGCCGCTCTTTTTGCAGCAACAATCCTGAGCAATAAATACCCTGAATACCGTGAAGCGATTAAAAATTATCGTGCGGCTCAAGCAGAAAAAGTATTGGAAAATGCGGAAATTAAAGGATGATATTTGTAGTGTTCTTGTGATTCAAACATCATGATAAACGTGCAGAAGCAGTCGTTGGTGGCAGCGCTTTTGCACTCTCTCTGATATTTTGTTTTATCGTAAGAGCTCGAGTTATTACACTTTAAACCATTCGGGCAGAGGACCTGCTAATGAAGAACCTGAGTTCGATATAAAAAATAAAAGTAATTTTTTACATCGAATTGATTTTATTTAGAACTGGATGCAGTACAAATGCTACGCATTTTATGAGATAACGTTCGTTTAGCAGCCCTTGTCTGATAGCGTGGGATCATTTGGAATTTGCTTAAAAACCAGATGAAAAATTGCGTCTAATTTTGGGTTACTAGGCGCCGTTCCTGAAGTTTTTTTAGGGACATTGCCTAATTTTGAACGATAATTTATGGGATCTTTTAAGTTTAACTACTCACGCTACAATGTTAAATCCATCCACTGATTTAATAGAGCAATTAACTCTCCAACTCCTTCCTTTCTCAAAGACGAAAAAGACTGAACTGTAATTAAATGTTGCGCCAACTCGTAATACTTACGAACTTTGACTACGGTATTCTTTACCTCACTTCGGCTTAATTTATCTGATTTGGTTAATAAAATGTGTACAGGTAAGCCCCGATCCAAAGCCCAATCAACCATCATTACATCTAAGTCTTTTAAAGGATGTCGGATATCCATCAATAAAATCAAACCTTTTAAACTTTTTCTGACCTCAAGATAATGCGCTAAATTTTCTTGCCAATCCATCTTCACTCGTAAAGCAACTTTGGCATAACCATAACCCGGTAAATCAACAAGACGACGTGTTTCATCCAACTGAAACAAATTAATCAACTGAGTTCGTCCAGGAGTCTTACTTGTCCGAGCTAAGTTTTTAATTCCCGTTAAACAATTTAAAGCACTAGACTTTCCTGCATTAGAACGTCCAGCAAAAGCAACCTCATAACCTGAATCATCGGGCAACTGAGATACACGTGCAGCACTTTTTAGAAATACTGCTTTAGAATAAGGGTTTTCTAACATGAAAATAATACTTTTTGGGATTTCAACCAAGACAGTGTACCATTACTTGAGAATTTATGATGAGAAATCGATGAAAAAATTTGTACTCGCTTTTATTCTGTATATCCCACTCATTCTTTTTGCTCAGGAGGATAGTTCATCTACAGCCAATAAGGCGCTTGTGTGTACTGCCTGTCATGGACAGCAAGGCAATAGTACAAATCCTGAATGGCCTAATATTGCTGGACAACATCCTAAATATTTTATAAAACAACTTAAAGACATGAAAGACCCTTCTTTGCGTAACGCACCAACAATGAGCGCCATAGTTTCCACATTGAGCAATCAAGACATGGATGACTTGGCTGCATATTATGCTAAAATGCCCCTTGCTCAAGGCAGCACACCAGAACAGTTTCTGAAACGAGGTGAGCAAATCTACCGTGGAGGAGATTTTGCAAAAAAGATCACGGCATGTATCGCTTGCCATGGTCCTAAAGGCACAGGCAACGTCCAAGCGGGTTTTCCAGTTCTTTCTGGCCAACATGCTGCTTATACTGTATTACAATTAAATGCATTTAAAGAGGGCAAACGGAAAAACGATTTGAACCATATTATGCAAGACATTAGCAGTAGAATGGGCCAAGATGACATGGAAGCTGTTGCACATTATATTGAAGGTTTACATTAGGAAACAAAATTATGTTTAAAAAATTAATTGCTTTATTTTTTCTTTTACCAGCAATGGCCTTAGCTGCATCATTTGTTGAAGGCAAAGATTATCAAATTGTGACTAATCCCAATGCTACAAATGACAAAAATAAAATCCCCGTTATTGAGGAATTTTTTAGTTATGGTTGTCCTTGGTGTTATAAAATTGAAGGACCTCTAGATGAATGGGTAAGCGAAACCGGGAAAAACATCCAATTTGAACGTGTCCCTGTAATATTTAAACCTTCCTGGGAACTCTACGCCAAAGCTTATTATACAGCGAAAACACTCGCTCTTTCAGATAAAATGAACTCTTTATTATTTAAAACCATACAAGAAGACAAAAAGCCATTAGATTCCAAACAAGCAATGATCCAGTTTTTTGTAGCACAAGGGGTAGATAGAGAAATTGCAAAAAGTGCCTTTGAGAACTCCCCAACCATTGATATGCGCGTACAAAATGGCATGAGCTTGATGGCAAGCTACCAAATTAATGCTGTTCCTGCCTTCGTGGTAAATCATAAATATAAAACTGATTTACAAATGGCAGGTAGCCCGGATCGTTTACTGGAAATATTGAGTTATCTATCACGAAAATCAGCTTAATCTTCTAACTGTGTTTTTGTAATAATGAAGGGATGCATTATGAAATCAAAGCTAAAAAGAGAGCTACAACAATTTCTGGAGCAAGAACGAATAAGTCTTAATTCAGGAATTGTTAACTACATTACTTATCAATTAGCCGATATTAAAGTCAATAAAGAGCAGCTCAAGCAAGGTTTTTCTTTTGACCATGAAGAAACAATGGAAAAAATAGCATTTTCCATTGCAGCAGGACTCGATTTTTCTCAAATCAAAAAAATACTCAACTTCTTTAAAATTCCCGAAGACAAGTACCTACATGGCAAACCGATATTACTCAACGATGACGCTATGATTGAATACTTTATTTTTAATTTTAAAAACCGTTTCCAAGCATTAAAAGAAAACTCTCCCCCAATAATTGCCCAATATAAAGCACTATCTGCCCCACTTTTAGAGACAAATGCTAAAAATATACTTAAAAAGCATCTTGACGAAGTAAAGCTGATGATAATGGCTAGTTACTCCGACACTTCACTTACAGACACGATAAAAAACCTCATTAGTTTTATCTCCACTTTATCAGGCCGTATCCATGATTTAGAGAGTTTTCCGCATTTGTATGTAGATATCTTAAATAGCAAACAAGAAATTAATCATTTTTTGCAACTGCGAGAAATGAATGGAAACCAAAAATTATGCGCCCAACTTATAATGCTGTTGGATAGTATTGCTTTATTTGAGCGTTATCATCGCAATGAATCAATACTTAGTAATACTGGACTTCATAAAGAATTTAAAGAATTTTTAATTCCTTATCGTATTAATCCAGAAAAATGTGATTTGCTCGGGCATATAATTTTATCTTTAGCTGATGTAAAAATTCACACTGCAAACCTATTTCGCCTTGCTCCCGGGGAAGATCGCGCTCGTTTGGTAATAACATTTAGAAATATTAATGCAGAACATATCAATAAAATTATTGAATGGATGCACCATCTTGGCGATGAAACAGCTTTTGCTGTTGATGAAAAAACATCTTTGAGCGCATGCTCCGTTGCCAAAAAACAAGAATATCCTTTGGATAAAAATGAACATGAAGCGCAAACAACTAAACTCTATGAAAAATGTAGTATCGAAGTTGATGGTAAATTTTTCTATACTTGTGTCTATCCTCAAATCAAAGAGAATATTGCCCAAATGACCACCCAATACCAATTAAGTAGTTATCAGGAAGCATCAAAAGAAGATTTTAAAGTCACTTCAGAAACAGCTCGAGTCAGTGAGCATAGCATGTTTGAAAAAAACCCAAACTCCTCAAGTCAATTTAATACATTCAATAAAAAAAGCTCGCGAACATGCATGTGTACCCTACTAAAAAATTAAAATTCACCTAAAAGAGAGGTCCCCAACGTCGTACGGCTTCTCTAACAGACAATTTGCTTACTGCCGCACCCTACAGAAAACCCTATCTTTATTTATCAGTTCTCTAATATCAGATAATTCAATAACTTCTGCGGGCATACTGCATAAAACATCCAATGCATGGCGCAGAATTTTAGAGAGAGGGCTATGAGTAATAATACTCCAATAAGGATTTTCATGCTCATACAATTGATCCATTCTTTCGATGAGATCTAATATTGTGATACAGAACTCATTCAAGGCAGAAGGATCAGTGGATTGAAGAAACTGTTTAAGGCTTCTGTAATACTCCTCTTTTAATAAACCTTCTTGAGTAAGATTTTGACTGCATGCTGAAAATAAACCTGAACGGTTTTTTTGCATCTTTAATAGATAATTATGGTATTGTTCTTCCAGAATAGGTTTAATTTTTTTTAATTGAGCCAAAAAGTAAATTTGCTTGGTTAATAAACTGAATCCTTCCTTAACATTAATTTCTTTAAGCGCAGAGACCTCTATATAAGTGAGACCTAATTGATTCGCCAGTGCTTGAGCCTTCTTGTAAGATACATTCCTCAACTCAATTAAATCAGATTTACAACCAACAAGAATAATAGGTGCCTGTTGATTGTTTACTCTAAAACGATCGACCAAGGCTTTGGTATTGTAAAACGATTGGAGGTTAGTAAGGTCAAAACAAATAAAGGCACCATCAGCAAGATGAAAATAGGAGGCGACGATCTTCTGAAGTCTGGGGGCTCCGGAAGCATCCCAAATGCGTAATTTTATGGTTTTATTATAAGTTCTAAGGAATTTTATTTTCTGATCAACACCCATGGTGTCGCAATAGTTATGAAAATCTGCATTGCCACAAAGACTTGCTAATAAGCAGGATTTTCCAACATAATTATCACCAAGAAGGATTATTTTTAAATGTTCATCATATTCTTCTTTATGCTCCATGCTAAATAACCTTAAGTCAATTTGAACAAATAATAATAAATAAATCACTGGGATATAAGTATTCTTTAGCAAATAAATTGGACTTTTTGGGCAATGAGCTTTAATAAGGGCTTTTATACACCTATACCTGGATTCTCCAAACTTAAAATACCCGTATTAAAATCATAAGCAAAAATCTCTGCATAGCGCCCCCAATCAATCATGGTGCGTAAAACACGTTCGGCTTCCTTTTCACTTAAGTAATCTTCAAGTTTACTTAAAAATCGCTCTTCAGAAACTCTATGACCTACTTTTTCATCTAAAATTCTGCGAATGTAACGTGCAAGAGGCACTTTTTCCAATAATCTTTGTGCAAATAATTGCTTACGTTCTTGGAGATCAGCCTCTGAAAATTGCTTTCCTAAATCACTTAATTGAATATCTCCCGCAGAAACTTTAGCAAAGCCTAATATTTCTAATGTTTCAAGTATAGGAAACAGATCATCAATATTCATCATGAGCTCATCAGCAAGCTCTGGTAAGTCAATACGCTCTTCAAAAGAAGTCATTGTTTCAATCAAACCCGTCAATTCTGAGGGCTCTACTTCAGGTAAACGATAACCTAAACCAATTTGTCGTTCTCTTTGTGCACGTTTCGCCTTTTCTTTAGGGCCAGTAGTCATTAAGGTATAAATTTTATCAACTAAAGCTCGAAATTCAGAAGATTCAGGATCACGAGGTTGTGGTAAAGTTACAGGTAACTCAGCACGAATATATCCAGGATCATTACCAAAAATAACGATTCTGTCCGCCAAAGTAGCGGCTTCTTCAATATTGTGGGTTACCAATAAAATTCCATTCGTATTTGTTTTCTTCTCTTTCCATAATTCCAACAAGTCTGATTTTAAGTTTTCCGCAGTGAGCACATCAAGTGCGGAAAAAGGCTCATCCATTAACAAAACATCAGGGTTAATCACTAACGCACGCGCAAAACCAACACGTTGGCGCATGCCCCCAGACAATTCTTTGGGGAAAGCAGATTCAAAACCATCAAGACCAATAATATCAATTGCTTCAATAGCACGATGTCTTCGCTCTTCTCGACTAACGCCTTGTGCTTCAAGACCAAGCTCTACATTTTCCAATACCGTGAGCCACGGCATCAACGCAAAAGACTGAAAAACCATCGCAATACCATCAACAGGTCGGAAAACTGGTTTTCCTCTGTAAGTCACTGAACCGCTTGTTGGAGCGACTAGACCGGCAATAATACGCAGCAACGTCGATTTTCCTGAACCAGACTTACCTAATAAAGCAACAATTTCACCTTCTTGTAATTTAAAATTCACATCCTCAAGTACAAGCAAATTTTGCTCTGATGATTTTTTAAACGACTTACTTAAACTTTCTATAGAAATAATGGTTTCAGACATGATGATTTATTAATTAAAATTAAAACGTTCTTCCGCTAATCGATATAACGGACGCCAAATCAAGTGGTTAAAAGCAAGCACATACAAACACATCATCGCTGTACCTAAAGCAATTTTTGGGAAATCTCCTGTTGCGGTACTGGCTTGAATGTATTCACCTAAGCCAGTGGCTCTGAGCGTAGTATTTCCCCAACTTACAAATTCTGCCACGATGCTGGCATTCCATGCACCACCTGCTGCAGTTATGGCACCAGTAATATAAAAAGGGAAAATCCCTGGCGCTGCTAATCTTTTCCACCACAGCCATCCTTTCAACCCAAAATTATCTGCCGCCAGATAAAGTTCACGCGGAATTGCCGATGCACCAGCAATCACATTAAATAAAATATACCATTGAGTGCCAAGGATCATTAGTGGAGTGACCCAAATTTCTACATTTAAATGAAATTTAACTATAGCAATCACAAATAAAGGATAGAATAAATTGGCTGGAAAGGCTGCAACGAATTGAATCACTGGCTGTATTTTTTGTGCAATTCTTGGTCTCAACCCTATCCATACACCTACTGGAATCCAAATTAATGAACTCAGGATAATTAAGCATATGACACGTGTCCCAGTTGCGGCACCCAGCAAAAATACATGGACAATATCAGCAATTTTCAACTCTGCAAGAATAAAGCGCAGCAAAAACCATGCTCCAGAAAACACACATAACAAAACAAAAGCCCCCCAAAACCTATCAATGCGCCTTTGTTTTTTAAAATCAATTTCCTTAATTGCTTTGGCCTCATTAAGGCGCAACCAGCGTGCATTCACAAAATGATCCGTAAAAACTCTAATAATTTCAGCAAATTGCTTCATTAAACGACTACCACGCATCCAATCTACCAACCAAGATTGATATTCCGCTTCATCATGTGAGGCTTCTGCTTTAAATTTTTCTGACCATGCAATTAAAGGGCGAAAGAAAATCTGATCGTACAAAAAAATAACAACAACCATCGTTAAAATTGCATAGCCCACAGCATGTAAATCACGTTGCTGGATGGCTAAAGCGATATAAGAGCCTACTCCAGGTAAGCGGATATTTTGATGTGCAACAGAAATCGCTTCCGATAAGACCACAAAAAACCAACTGGCAGACATAGAAACCATCATATTCCATAATAAACTCGACATAGAAAAAGGTACTTCCAGTTTCCAAAAACGCTGCCATGCCGATAAGCGAAACATAGAAGCTACTTCTTTTAAATCATGAGGCAGCATTTTTATGGATTGATAAAAACCAAAAGTCATATTCCATACCTGAGCACAAAAAATAGCGAAAATAGAAGCACACTCAGGACCTAATAAGCTATTAGGAAACAAGTGAATAAACCCAGTTACGGTAATCGATAAAAAGCTTAAGACGGGTATGGATTGTAAAATATCAATCGCAGGAATAATTATCTGTTCTGCACGTCGATTTTTAGCGGCCCAAAGACCGATAGTAAAAGTAAAAATTATGGAAAAAAATAATGCGATAAACATACGTAACACGGTACGCAACGCGTAAAAAGGAAGATTGGAAGGATCTAAAGAAATAGGGATCTGCTCTCCTAATTGATAGGGAGTAGCCATTTGCGAGCCAGCCCAACCTAAAAAAAATAAGATAGAAAAAATAAGAATAAGAAGCAGTAAATCCCAACGATTTATATATCGACCGACTCTATCAGGATTAGCAAAGTAGAACCGACTTTCCCGCACTATGCCTCCTTAATAATCTTTGGCTGATATACCGAAATACACTTTGCAGAATCAAACAAACAGTATACACTAAAAATGCAGTTACAGTTATTTCGATATCCGTTTAATTGCTTCATAAAATACCATAAAGAAAGCTTAATCAATAGATAAAAGCCTATGAACACCCATCCACCATGACTCGTTATCATGATTAATTAGATTAAAAATTGAACTTTCCTGGAATTTAGGTGTCTAATATAGTGAGCATTTCCCCCGAATGCTTAACTTCGCTTTACCCCCTCTTAAGCGAAGAAATGTTTAGGTTCATGATCTAAACATTCGATTTACCCCGGCTCAAGCCGGGGATTTTTTTAGTATCCGCGCCAAGATCCACTGCCATTACCCTAAAATACTTTATGACCTATCTTGTCCAAAAGAAATCTTTTTCCCAAGATTCAAGCATGTTCAGGCACTAATACTTTTTCATTGGAGGTGGTGAATGTCAGTAAAAATGATTAAAATCAATCTATTCCATTGACAACCGAGGCATGATTCATGAACAAAAAATTAACAACTTTCCTGGGGATATTCTTGTCTTTTTCTCAATTCACTTATGCACAACCTGATCCAGTGCAATTATCAGTCTGGGTCAATGAAGCCATTGTCGCCACATACACGTACAGTTATAAAAATTATTTAGAAGATCAAAAAAGAATAGCTAAATACTTTACAGCAGATGGCTGGATAGCATACAGCAATGCATTAAATGCTTCGAAATTACCTGAGGTGGTACAAAAAAATCTTTATTATGTAAGTGCTGTAGCTACTGAACCACCGGCCATTTCTAATATTGACTCCACCCATTGGAAAGCCACTATGGGTTTATTAGTTGCATACCAAAATCCTCAATACCAACAAAAACAGCAATTAAAAGTGACCATTAATTTTATGGTTGCTCCCTCAGGCCAAGGTGTAAGAGGTTACAGTATCACCAATCTACAAGCTGTGATCAACAAAGCTCCTTGTAAATGTGATATTGAAGAAGAAAGCCCCCCAGCACCGCAGACTAAAACGAACCAAAATAACGCCAAACCATAAGCCCTAGATGCAAAACAATGAATACGCCAATCAAAATTAAAATGATATTTAATTTGGTTGGCACAGTGACATCCAAAGCGGATTGCTCA includes these proteins:
- the purE gene encoding 5-(carboxyamino)imidazole ribonucleotide mutase, giving the protein MSNKLVSILMGSKSDWTIMEEASLALEKLNIPHEVRALSAHRTPDALFDYLKSAEQRGIEVFIAAAGGAAHLPGVVAAKTLLPVLGVPMPSSTFTNGLDALLSIVQMPAGIPVGTLAVGKAGAINAALFAATILSNKYPEYREAIKNYRAAQAEKVLENAEIKG
- a CDS encoding c-type cytochrome — protein: MKKFVLAFILYIPLILFAQEDSSSTANKALVCTACHGQQGNSTNPEWPNIAGQHPKYFIKQLKDMKDPSLRNAPTMSAIVSTLSNQDMDDLAAYYAKMPLAQGSTPEQFLKRGEQIYRGGDFAKKITACIACHGPKGTGNVQAGFPVLSGQHAAYTVLQLNAFKEGKRKNDLNHIMQDISSRMGQDDMEAVAHYIEGLH
- a CDS encoding Rab family GTPase, with protein sequence MEHKEEYDEHLKIILLGDNYVGKSCLLASLCGNADFHNYCDTMGVDQKIKFLRTYNKTIKLRIWDASGAPRLQKIVASYFHLADGAFICFDLTNLQSFYNTKALVDRFRVNNQQAPIILVGCKSDLIELRNVSYKKAQALANQLGLTYIEVSALKEINVKEGFSLLTKQIYFLAQLKKIKPILEEQYHNYLLKMQKNRSGLFSACSQNLTQEGLLKEEYYRSLKQFLQSTDPSALNEFCITILDLIERMDQLYEHENPYWSIITHSPLSKILRHALDVLCSMPAEVIELSDIRELINKDRVFCRVRQ
- the purD gene encoding phosphoribosylamine--glycine ligase; the protein is MNILIIGSGAREHALIKALHRSPQNPSLFCYGTAVNPGIHQLTVQYCTGDITDCAAVLSKAKLWAIDLAIIGPEAPLEKGMADVLWQVGIPTIGPKKILAQIETSKEFARDLMQKYDIPGLPLYKKFTNLNHIESFLNELGEGNYVIKANGLMSGKGVKVAGEHLHSITEAMNFCQEILSQKQSILIEEKLIGQEFSLMCFADGKHLIPMPLVQDHKRAYDGDSGPNTGGMGSYSDTNHSLPFLTTDEIHDALAINNAVFRALSHECNEQYIGILYGSFIATKNGIYVIEFNARFGDPEALNVLSILESDFVALCQSLVNGHLHEDKVKFAKQATVCKYTVPEGYPDSPRKNFAIDFSKITCQDHLYLASVNQVDEQIIAVGSRTAAYVGIADSIFAAEAKAEHEISLIEGPLFHRQDIGTRPLIQQRIEQMLRIRAL
- the yihA gene encoding ribosome biogenesis GTP-binding protein YihA/YsxC; translated protein: MLENPYSKAVFLKSAARVSQLPDDSGYEVAFAGRSNAGKSSALNCLTGIKNLARTSKTPGRTQLINLFQLDETRRLVDLPGYGYAKVALRVKMDWQENLAHYLEVRKSLKGLILLMDIRHPLKDLDVMMVDWALDRGLPVHILLTKSDKLSRSEVKNTVVKVRKYYELAQHLITVQSFSSLRKEGVGELIALLNQWMDLTL
- the purN gene encoding phosphoribosylglycinamide formyltransferase, with protein sequence MTRIAVLGSTRGTNLNALVTAINQKNLAASIELVLSNKADALILEKATHFGIKSMFVNSQDLSRTEFDNCLSDILKQHQIELIVLIGYMRILSAEFVLAWKNKIINIHPSLLPAYGGLMNLEVHQAVLDAEEIETGCTVHYVTEEVDAGPIILQKKCPVRLNDTPELLKARVQELEGIALVEAIQTICRCTS
- the purF gene encoding amidophosphoribosyltransferase; its protein translation is MCGIVGIYSHESVASELYESLIHLQHRGQDAAGILTCDQRFYTKHGLGLAREIFTPENLLSLQGNIGIGHVRYPTAGGYTTTDVQPLWIGSPRGIALAHNGNLSNYQELADEIRLKQHRHLNTSLDSEALLLLFADKLASSAYSIDEDYESFFELLTKAVSYVFKRIEGAYSIVSVIIGKGLVAFRDPHGIRPLVWGTRQNADGTIDTIFASETTPFYALGFEPQGDILPGEVAYVDLKGKLHRRVLKKEQFRPCVFEYVYFARPDATLNNVSVYRARLRMGQNLALQWKKNHPDMTPDVVIPAPFTANTAALSFAHELSVRYSEGLYKNPFIGRTFIMPNQKARTRNIRYKLTPQRTEIENKVVMIVDDSIVRGTTSREIVKMVREFGAKKIYFASTSPPLKNPCFSGIDIPSRKELIAANQTEEEIANYLGVDVLMYQTKEDLVEAVTRRGEHQIKKPCMACMDGDYFCKRITQEKMQQLELQRETGRHHNQSQKEDLIE
- a CDS encoding thiol:disulfide interchange protein DsbA/DsbL, translating into MFKKLIALFFLLPAMALAASFVEGKDYQIVTNPNATNDKNKIPVIEEFFSYGCPWCYKIEGPLDEWVSETGKNIQFERVPVIFKPSWELYAKAYYTAKTLALSDKMNSLLFKTIQEDKKPLDSKQAMIQFFVAQGVDREIAKSAFENSPTIDMRVQNGMSLMASYQINAVPAFVVNHKYKTDLQMAGSPDRLLEILSYLSRKSA